In Carassius gibelio isolate Cgi1373 ecotype wild population from Czech Republic chromosome B4, carGib1.2-hapl.c, whole genome shotgun sequence, one DNA window encodes the following:
- the tigarb gene encoding fructose-2,6-bisphosphatase TIGAR B, giving the protein MLSFALTIVRHGETQYNRDKLLQGQGIDTPLSDTGHQQAAAAGQYLRDLHFTNVFVSNLQRAVQTAEIILGNNLHSSAAEMILDPLLRERGFGVAEGRPKEHLKNMANAAGQACRDYTPPGGETLEQVKTRFKKFLRSLYQRMLEEHCSGDQRSASTSGPSGPDQPVIAGLANDGVQNIPVHALIVSHGAFIRVSVRHLVEDLQCCLPAGLKMSQVFSPCPNTGISRFIITLHREESGPQASLIQCVFINRKDHLHEVKNSD; this is encoded by the exons ATGCTTTCGTTTGCACTGACGATTGTTCGACA TGGGGAAACACAATACAACAGAGATAAACTGCTTCAAG GTCAGGGGATCGACACACCGCTGTCAGACACGGGACACCAGCAGGCAGCGGCAGCCGGACAGTACCTCAGAGATCTGCATTTCACCAATGTCTTCGTCAGTAACCTGCAAAGAGCCGTCCAG ACAGCGGAAATCATTTTAGGAAACAACCTTCATTCTTCTGCGGCTGAGATGATATTAGATCCTTTACTCCGAGAGAGG GGTTTTGGGGTGGCAGAGGGAAGACCAAAGGAGCATCTGAAGAACATGGCGAACGCAGCGGGTCAGGCCTGCCGAGATTACACCCCTCCCGGCGGAGAGACGCTGGAACAG GTAAAGACGCGCTTTAAGAAGTTCCTCAGATCCTTGTATCAGCGCATGTTAGAGGAGCACTGTTCAGGCGACCAGCGTTCTGCGTCCACCTCTGGACCGTCAGGACCAGACCAGCCTGTGATTGCTGGACTAGCTAACGATGGAGTCCAGAACATTCCTGTCCACGCTCTGATCGTCAGTCACGGGGCGTTTATCCGTGTGTCTGTGCGCCACCTCGTGGAGGACCTGCAGTGCTGTCTGCCCGCAGGCCTGAAGATGAGCCAGGTGTTCTCCCCGTGCCCAAACACCGGCATCAGCAGGTTCATCATCACCCTCCACAGAGAGGAGAGCGGCCCGCAGGCCTCCCTCATCCAGTGTGTCTTCATCAACCGGAAAGACCACCTGCATGAGGTCAAAAACTCTGATTGA